Proteins from a genomic interval of Pseudoruegeria sp. SHC-113:
- the ureC gene encoding urease subunit alpha: protein MPTRISRDAYADMYGPTTGDRLRLADTDLIIEVERDLTTYGEEVKFGGGKVIRDGMGQAQTTRAEGVVDTVITNALILDTTGIYKADVGLKDGRIAAIGKAGNPDTQPGVDIIVGPGTEAIAGEGRILTAGGFDSHIHYICPQQIEDALHSGLTTMLGGGTGPAHGTLATTCTPGPWHTMRMMQAADAFPMNLAFAGKGNASLPAALEEQIKAGACALKLHEDWGTTPGAIDCCLSVADAMDVQVMIHTDTLNESGFVENTVAAMKGRTIHAFHTEGAGGGHAPDIIKVVGENHVLPSSTNPTRPYTVNTIEEHLDMLMVCHHLDKAIPEDVAFAESRIRRETIAAEDILHDMGAFSIIASDSQAMGRVGEVIIRTWQTAHKMKVQRGRLSEESGNNDNVRVKRYVAKYTINPAIAHGISRHIGSIEVGKRADLVMWNPAFFGVKPEMVLLGGTIACAQMGDPNASIPTPQPVYSRPMWGAFGRSVEQSAVIFTSAAAVAEGVRGAYGLAKQTLAVENTRNIGKADMVMNSATPEIEVNPETYEVRANGELLVCEPASELPMAQRYFMF from the coding sequence ATGCCCACCAGAATTTCCCGCGACGCCTATGCCGACATGTATGGCCCCACCACCGGCGACCGCCTGCGCCTTGCGGATACCGATCTGATCATCGAGGTGGAGCGCGATCTGACCACCTATGGCGAAGAGGTGAAATTCGGCGGCGGCAAGGTGATCCGCGACGGCATGGGTCAGGCGCAGACGACACGCGCGGAAGGCGTGGTGGACACCGTCATCACCAACGCGCTGATCCTTGACACAACCGGCATCTACAAGGCCGATGTGGGCCTGAAGGATGGCCGCATCGCCGCCATCGGCAAAGCGGGCAACCCGGATACGCAGCCCGGCGTGGACATCATCGTCGGCCCCGGCACCGAGGCCATTGCGGGCGAAGGGCGGATCCTGACAGCGGGCGGGTTTGACAGCCATATCCATTACATCTGCCCGCAGCAGATCGAGGACGCGCTGCATTCGGGCCTCACCACGATGCTGGGCGGCGGCACCGGCCCGGCCCATGGCACGCTGGCCACCACCTGCACGCCCGGCCCGTGGCACACGATGCGGATGATGCAGGCGGCGGATGCCTTCCCGATGAACCTCGCCTTCGCGGGCAAGGGCAACGCGAGCCTGCCCGCGGCGCTGGAAGAGCAGATCAAGGCCGGGGCCTGTGCGTTGAAGCTGCACGAGGATTGGGGCACCACGCCGGGCGCGATCGATTGCTGCCTGTCGGTGGCCGATGCGATGGATGTGCAGGTGATGATCCACACCGACACGCTCAACGAAAGCGGCTTCGTGGAGAACACCGTGGCCGCCATGAAGGGGCGCACCATCCACGCCTTCCACACCGAAGGGGCAGGGGGCGGCCATGCGCCCGACATCATCAAGGTGGTGGGCGAAAACCACGTGTTGCCGTCGTCCACCAACCCGACGCGCCCCTATACGGTGAACACCATTGAAGAGCATCTGGACATGCTCATGGTTTGCCATCACCTCGACAAGGCGATCCCCGAGGATGTTGCTTTCGCCGAGAGCCGTATCCGGCGCGAGACCATCGCCGCGGAAGACATCCTGCACGACATGGGCGCGTTTTCGATCATCGCATCCGACAGCCAGGCCATGGGCCGGGTCGGCGAGGTGATCATCCGCACCTGGCAGACGGCGCATAAGATGAAGGTGCAGCGGGGCCGGCTTTCGGAGGAGAGCGGCAATAACGACAACGTCCGCGTGAAGCGCTACGTGGCGAAATACACGATCAACCCGGCGATTGCCCACGGGATCAGCCGCCATATCGGCTCCATCGAAGTGGGGAAACGCGCGGATCTGGTGATGTGGAACCCGGCCTTCTTCGGCGTGAAACCCGAGATGGTGCTGCTGGGCGGCACGATTGCTTGCGCCCAGATGGGCGATCCCAACGCCTCGATCCCCACGCCGCAGCCGGTTTACTCGCGGCCCATGTGGGGCGCGTTCGGGCGCTCGGTGGAGCAGTCGGCGGTGATCTTCACCTCGGCGGCGGCTGTGGCAGAAGGGGTGCGTGGGGCCTACGGGCTCGCCAAGCAGACATTGGCGGTGGAGAACACGCGCAACATCGGCAAGGCGGATATGGTGATGAACAGCGCCACGCCGGAGATCGAGGTGAATCCGGAAACCTACGAAGTGCGCGCCAACGGGGAACTGCTGGTCTGTGAACCGGCGAGCGAACTGCCAATGGCGCAGCGGTATTTCATGTTCTGA
- a CDS encoding DUF3604 domain-containing protein, producing the protein MNYHRTTALAAILLALAPAVQAQFKPTKESLEGLYPGKAYSPYAQRSFPSQVFWGDTHLHTALSPDAGLFGNTLGPDEAWRFARGEEVTSSTGLPVRLSRPLDWMALTDHSDFMGFATDLQAGAPAIVENEQGNGWYTEFQKGGEAAANAALDLITNFSQMTIDEELVTAYSPGSTAFANVWQQVIDAAERYNEPGAFTAFIAYEWTSVPQGNNLHRNVILRDSGRRAEQVVPMVTLPPVGSTDPLDLYQWMQDYEDKTGGKALALAHNGNLSNGWMFPTEDTYAGGKVDENYAMLRARWEPLYEITQIKGDGETHPVLSPDDEFADYETWDAGNLDLSAAKTEEMLPREYAREALKVGFKLQEKLGINPYRFGFSGATDSHTSLTTADSDNFWSKSASVEPSKTRIEHPFSKTDQGEFPGWSLVASGYTGVWATENTREAIWDAMWRREVYATTGPRITVRFFGGWEFTDNDLRSRAPAFAGYEKGVPMGADLRSATSDAPSFMVYALRDPIGANLDRIQIVKGWMDSEGELHEKVYDVAWSGDRAPDTDGKLPAVGNTVDEEAANYTNTIGASELATVWTDPEFDASQHAFYYARILEIPTPRWVLYDKVRLGAEIPEEAVTIGQERAYTSPIWYAPEG; encoded by the coding sequence ATGAATTACCATCGCACAACCGCCCTTGCGGCAATCCTGCTCGCCCTTGCCCCGGCGGTGCAGGCGCAGTTCAAACCCACCAAGGAATCGCTGGAAGGGCTCTATCCCGGCAAAGCCTATTCGCCTTACGCGCAGCGCAGCTTTCCGTCGCAGGTGTTCTGGGGCGACACCCACCTGCACACCGCGCTTTCGCCGGATGCGGGCCTCTTCGGCAACACGCTCGGCCCCGATGAGGCCTGGCGCTTTGCGCGCGGCGAGGAAGTCACCTCCTCCACCGGCCTGCCCGTGCGCCTGAGCCGTCCGCTGGATTGGATGGCGCTCACCGATCACTCCGATTTCATGGGGTTCGCCACCGATCTGCAGGCCGGCGCCCCGGCCATCGTGGAGAACGAACAGGGCAACGGCTGGTACACCGAGTTCCAGAAGGGTGGCGAGGCGGCCGCAAATGCGGCGCTCGATCTGATCACAAACTTCAGCCAGATGACGATCGACGAAGAGCTTGTGACCGCCTATTCGCCCGGCTCCACCGCCTTTGCCAATGTCTGGCAGCAGGTGATCGACGCCGCAGAGCGCTACAATGAGCCCGGCGCCTTCACCGCCTTCATCGCCTATGAGTGGACAAGCGTGCCGCAGGGCAACAACCTGCACCGCAATGTCATCCTGCGCGACAGCGGACGTCGCGCCGAGCAGGTGGTGCCCATGGTCACCCTGCCGCCCGTCGGCTCCACCGATCCGCTGGATCTCTACCAGTGGATGCAGGATTATGAAGACAAGACCGGCGGCAAGGCGCTGGCGCTGGCCCACAACGGCAACCTCTCCAACGGCTGGATGTTCCCCACGGAGGACACCTACGCCGGTGGCAAGGTCGACGAAAACTACGCCATGCTGCGCGCCCGCTGGGAGCCGCTCTACGAAATCACCCAGATCAAGGGCGACGGTGAGACCCACCCGGTGCTGAGCCCGGACGATGAATTCGCCGACTACGAGACATGGGACGCCGGCAACCTCGATCTGTCAGCCGCAAAAACCGAAGAGATGCTACCCCGCGAATATGCCCGCGAGGCGTTGAAAGTGGGCTTCAAGCTGCAGGAAAAGCTGGGCATCAACCCTTACCGCTTCGGCTTCTCCGGCGCGACGGACAGCCATACCTCGCTCACCACCGCCGACAGCGACAACTTCTGGAGCAAATCGGCCTCCGTTGAGCCCAGCAAGACGCGGATCGAACACCCATTCTCCAAGACCGATCAGGGCGAGTTTCCCGGCTGGTCGCTGGTGGCATCGGGATATACCGGTGTCTGGGCCACGGAGAACACACGTGAGGCGATCTGGGACGCGATGTGGCGGCGAGAGGTTTACGCCACCACGGGCCCGCGCATCACGGTGCGCTTCTTCGGCGGCTGGGAGTTTACCGACAACGATCTGCGCTCCCGCGCGCCGGCCTTCGCGGGCTATGAGAAGGGCGTGCCGATGGGGGCCGATCTGCGCAGCGCGACCTCGGACGCGCCGAGCTTCATGGTCTACGCCCTGCGCGATCCCATCGGGGCGAACCTTGATCGCATCCAGATCGTGAAAGGCTGGATGGACAGCGAAGGCGAGTTGCATGAGAAGGTGTACGACGTGGCGTGGTCCGGCGACCGCGCGCCGGATACCGATGGCAAGCTGCCCGCCGTGGGCAATACCGTAGATGAAGAGGCCGCCAATTACACCAACACCATCGGCGCTTCGGAGCTGGCAACAGTCTGGACGGACCCGGAGTTCGATGCCAGCCAGCACGCCTTCTATTACGCGCGGATCCTCGAAATCCCGACCCCGCGCTGGGTGCTTTATGACAAGGTGCGCCTTGGCGCGGAGATCCCGGAAGAGGCGGTGACCATCGGTCAGGAACGCGCCTATACCTCGCCAATCTGGTACGCGCCGGAAGGGTAA
- a CDS encoding urease accessory protein UreE yields the protein MSLPVAQGHSHPPLKAAPFATVALTYEGRLLRRRRLEADDGTAFLVDFPSTASLNAGDAFVLEDGRMIEVQAAPESLLEVRGDLVRLAWHIGNRHTPCEIGSECLWIQDDHVLAKMLETLGAEVKPVSRAFCPEGGAYGHGRTFGHSHGPDGAHDHSHSHSHG from the coding sequence ATGAGCCTTCCGGTTGCCCAGGGCCACAGCCACCCGCCGCTCAAAGCCGCTCCCTTTGCCACGGTCGCGCTGACCTATGAGGGCCGCCTGCTGCGCCGCCGCCGCCTTGAGGCCGATGACGGCACCGCCTTCCTTGTCGATTTCCCCTCCACCGCCAGCCTGAACGCAGGCGATGCTTTCGTGCTGGAGGATGGCCGGATGATCGAGGTGCAGGCCGCGCCGGAATCACTGCTGGAAGTGCGCGGCGATCTTGTGCGGCTGGCCTGGCACATCGGCAACCGCCACACCCCTTGCGAGATCGGCAGCGAATGCTTGTGGATTCAAGACGATCACGTGCTCGCCAAGATGCTGGAGACGCTCGGCGCCGAAGTGAAACCGGTGTCGCGCGCGTTTTGCCCGGAAGGCGGGGCCTATGGCCACGGGCGCACCTTCGGCCACAGCCACGGGCCGGACGGGGCGCATGATCACAGCCACAGTCATTCCCACGGGTAA
- a CDS encoding urease accessory protein UreF produces the protein MTPDLLKLTQWLSPAFPVGGFAYSHGLEQAIEAGHVRDAASLQSWLLALLRLGTGRMDAALIGRAMVGEDVADLARALAASKERLEEAEAQGTAFAQTVSALLPSAVAPASLPVAVGVAARQLSLPPEQVAALYLHAFTANLVSAGVRFIPLGQTAGQQVLAALHEEITRIATEAVTRDPLSFGSAVQGADMAAMKHETQEVRLFKS, from the coding sequence ATGACCCCGGATCTTCTGAAACTCACGCAATGGCTCTCCCCGGCGTTTCCGGTGGGGGGCTTTGCCTATTCTCACGGGCTGGAGCAGGCCATCGAGGCAGGCCATGTACGCGATGCGGCGAGCTTGCAGAGCTGGCTGCTGGCGCTTCTGCGCCTTGGCACCGGGCGGATGGATGCGGCTCTGATCGGGCGCGCCATGGTGGGCGAAGACGTGGCCGATCTGGCCCGCGCACTGGCGGCCTCGAAAGAGCGGCTGGAGGAGGCCGAGGCGCAAGGCACGGCTTTTGCGCAGACGGTCTCGGCGCTTCTTCCCAGTGCCGTCGCGCCCGCGTCCCTGCCGGTAGCCGTGGGCGTGGCCGCGCGCCAGTTGAGCCTGCCGCCCGAGCAGGTCGCCGCGCTTTACCTGCACGCCTTCACGGCCAATCTGGTCAGCGCGGGCGTGCGCTTCATCCCCCTTGGGCAGACGGCCGGCCAGCAGGTGCTGGCGGCGCTCCATGAGGAGATCACGCGCATCGCGACTGAGGCCGTCACGCGCGATCCTTTGAGCTTTGGTAGCGCAGTACAGGGCGCGGACATGGCGGCGATGAAACATGAAACACAAGAGGTGCGGCTGTTCAAATCCTGA
- the ureG gene encoding urease accessory protein UreG codes for MASKNGPLRVGIGGPVGAGKTTLTEQLCRALSAEYSVAVITNDIYTREDAEYLMRAQALPLERIRGVETGGCPHTAIREDASINLAAVAELSAEFPDLDVVLIESGGDNLAATFSPELADLTLYVIDTAAGQDIPRKKGPGLARSDLLIINKTDLAPYVGVDVAQLESDARTARGPRPFVMGALKSGKGVSQVVDFLKEQGGL; via the coding sequence ATGGCCAGCAAGAACGGACCTCTCCGCGTCGGCATCGGCGGCCCCGTGGGCGCGGGAAAGACCACCCTCACCGAGCAGCTCTGCCGGGCGCTGAGCGCGGAGTACTCCGTGGCGGTGATCACCAATGACATCTACACCCGCGAGGACGCCGAATACCTGATGCGCGCACAGGCGCTCCCCTTGGAACGGATCCGGGGCGTGGAAACCGGCGGCTGCCCCCATACGGCGATCCGCGAGGATGCCTCGATCAACCTCGCCGCCGTGGCCGAACTGAGCGCGGAATTTCCCGATCTGGATGTGGTGCTGATCGAGAGCGGCGGCGACAATCTGGCCGCAACCTTCAGCCCCGAGCTGGCCGATCTGACGCTCTACGTGATCGACACCGCCGCCGGGCAGGACATCCCGCGCAAGAAAGGGCCGGGGCTGGCGCGCTCCGATCTGTTGATCATCAACAAGACCGATCTCGCGCCCTATGTGGGCGTGGACGTGGCGCAGCTGGAAAGCGACGCCCGCACCGCGCGCGGGCCACGCCCCTTCGTGATGGGGGCGCTGAAGAGCGGCAAGGGCGTTTCACAGGTGGTGGATTTCCTGAAGGAACAGGGCGGGCTTTAG
- a CDS encoding phosphoadenosine phosphosulfate reductase, which yields MDDETVSMSENLSLADRDAWLERIDDIGEERGYFQPLGPKHSAIFTDESPTLLVTFETIESIAKTSPDAQPLGFHLVEGTDWSQLCILAHEETWFRDRYVYGYFDRLVDDGFFEDFDRVIFYGAGACGYAAAAFSVAAPGATVISLQPQATLDPQVTAWDTRFKAQRRLSFTDRYGYAPDMVEGAGKVFVMHDPAQPFDAMHAALFTRPHVQQIRCRHMGPDVQESLQAMEILTPMIRAAAKGDFSADSIHRLLRARRAHGPYLEKLTEAARRGDKPLMTAYAAEAMKEATGSVDAVRKHYRWARNVLAASGRSLEQPEEA from the coding sequence ATGGACGATGAAACTGTGAGTATGAGCGAAAACCTTTCGCTCGCCGATCGGGATGCGTGGCTCGAACGCATCGACGATATCGGCGAGGAGCGCGGCTATTTTCAGCCGCTTGGGCCGAAGCATTCGGCCATTTTTACCGATGAATCCCCCACCTTGCTGGTGACGTTCGAAACCATCGAGTCGATCGCGAAAACATCGCCGGACGCGCAGCCCTTGGGCTTCCACCTCGTGGAAGGCACCGACTGGTCGCAGCTCTGCATCCTCGCCCATGAGGAAACATGGTTCCGGGATCGCTATGTCTACGGCTATTTTGATCGGCTGGTGGACGATGGCTTCTTCGAGGATTTCGACCGCGTGATCTTTTATGGCGCCGGGGCCTGCGGCTATGCGGCGGCGGCCTTCTCGGTGGCAGCGCCGGGGGCCACGGTGATCAGCCTGCAGCCGCAGGCGACGCTGGATCCGCAGGTCACCGCCTGGGACACGCGCTTCAAGGCGCAGCGCCGGCTCTCCTTCACCGATCGCTACGGCTACGCGCCGGATATGGTGGAAGGGGCTGGGAAGGTCTTCGTGATGCATGATCCGGCGCAGCCCTTCGATGCGATGCATGCGGCGCTGTTCACACGGCCCCATGTGCAGCAGATCCGTTGCCGCCACATGGGCCCCGACGTGCAGGAGAGCCTGCAGGCGATGGAGATCCTCACCCCGATGATCCGCGCCGCCGCGAAAGGCGATTTCAGCGCCGACAGCATCCACCGCCTGCTGCGCGCCCGCCGCGCCCATGGGCCTTACCTCGAAAAGCTCACCGAGGCCGCACGCCGGGGCGACAAGCCCCTGATGACGGCCTATGCGGCGGAAGCCATGAAGGAGGCCACCGGCAGCGTGGACGCGGTGCGCAAGCACTACCGCTGGGCGCGCAACGTGCTGGCCGCCTCTGGCCGCTCGCTGGAGCAGCCCGAAGAGGCTTGA
- a CDS encoding glycosyltransferase family 2 protein, with protein sequence MRILIITTVRDEGPFLLDWIAHHRAAGVTDFLIYSNDCSDGTEALLDSLAPAGVVHVPQEVTGKKTPQWQALKAAWDHPLREAADWILVSDCDEYVSLAEPLNGLPDLTRACPDSTDAIALPWRFFGNNGVRAFEDRPVTEQFQRAAPESCPFPLNATYFKTLLRNAPKVQKLGVHRPKFRKSKQHAAANWCDGGAKPLPALYAKAESRISLHPLTGTGALARLNHYSLRSAESFLVKRARGLPNHTDRDIDLAYWVERNFNTEEDTRIQRMAPATRTARGELAALPGVEAAHAACVAAHRAKIATHLQTQDVIYFFSRLLLAPDTPVLPRADAESIYNLHRAALARAAQGEASA encoded by the coding sequence GTGCGCATCCTGATCATCACCACCGTCCGCGACGAAGGCCCCTTCCTGCTGGACTGGATCGCCCATCACCGCGCTGCCGGGGTCACGGATTTCCTGATCTACAGCAACGATTGCTCCGATGGCACCGAAGCGCTGCTCGACAGCCTCGCGCCTGCGGGCGTGGTGCATGTGCCGCAAGAGGTGACGGGCAAGAAAACGCCCCAGTGGCAGGCGCTGAAAGCGGCCTGGGATCACCCGCTGCGGGAGGCCGCCGACTGGATCCTCGTGTCCGACTGCGACGAATACGTGAGTCTTGCCGAGCCGCTCAACGGCCTGCCCGATCTGACCCGCGCCTGCCCGGACAGCACCGACGCCATCGCCCTTCCGTGGCGCTTTTTCGGCAACAACGGCGTGCGCGCGTTTGAGGACCGCCCGGTCACCGAGCAATTCCAGCGCGCCGCGCCGGAGTCCTGCCCCTTTCCGCTCAACGCCACCTATTTCAAAACCCTGCTGCGCAACGCGCCCAAGGTGCAGAAGCTCGGCGTGCACCGCCCGAAATTCCGCAAATCCAAACAGCACGCCGCGGCGAATTGGTGCGACGGCGGAGCAAAGCCCCTGCCCGCGCTCTATGCCAAGGCGGAATCCCGCATTTCGCTGCATCCGCTCACCGGGACGGGCGCTCTGGCGCGGCTCAACCACTACTCCCTGCGCTCGGCGGAAAGCTTCCTGGTGAAACGCGCGCGGGGCCTGCCCAACCACACCGACCGCGACATCGACCTCGCCTATTGGGTGGAGCGCAATTTCAACACCGAGGAAGATACGCGCATCCAGCGCATGGCCCCGGCAACGCGCACGGCGCGGGGCGAACTGGCCGCCCTGCCCGGTGTCGAGGCCGCGCACGCCGCTTGCGTGGCGGCCCATCGCGCCAAGATCGCCACGCACCTGCAGACGCAGGACGTGATCTATTTCTTCTCCCGTCTGCTGCTCGCGCCCGACACGCCCGTGCTGCCGCGCGCAGATGCCGAATCGATCTACAACCTGCACCGCGCCGCCCTGGCCCGCGCCGCACAGGGCGAGGCCAGCGCATAG
- a CDS encoding AAA family ATPase: protein MAADISSIDAVQAALGSQEYVCGRDLATVAFLALKLGRPLFLEGEAGVGKTEIAKALSAALGRKLIRLQCYEGLDAASAVYEWNFPAQMVAIRTAEASGGAERNALQAELFSSDYLIERPLLQAMRPQEGGAPVLLIDELDRTDEPFEAFLLEALSDFQVTIPELGTIAAAEPPIVILTSNRTREVHDALKRRCLYHWVDYPDFERELAILKARAPEATETLSREIVAFVQRLRTEDLFKKPGVAETIDWAKCLLALDVISLSPEVIADTLGAILKYQDDIQKLQGSEAKRLLEETRAALEPA from the coding sequence ATGGCGGCAGATATTTCATCCATCGACGCGGTTCAGGCCGCGCTTGGCAGTCAGGAGTACGTCTGCGGGCGGGATCTGGCCACGGTGGCCTTCCTTGCACTCAAGCTGGGGCGGCCCCTGTTTCTGGAAGGCGAGGCGGGCGTGGGCAAGACGGAGATCGCCAAGGCGCTTTCGGCCGCGCTGGGGCGCAAGCTGATCCGGCTGCAATGCTACGAGGGGCTGGATGCGGCGAGCGCGGTTTACGAGTGGAACTTCCCGGCCCAGATGGTGGCGATCCGCACGGCGGAGGCCTCCGGTGGGGCCGAGCGCAACGCGCTGCAGGCCGAGCTGTTTTCTTCCGACTATCTGATCGAACGCCCGCTGCTGCAGGCCATGCGCCCGCAGGAGGGTGGCGCGCCTGTACTGCTGATCGATGAACTGGACCGTACTGATGAGCCTTTCGAGGCCTTCCTGCTCGAAGCGCTTTCCGACTTTCAGGTCACGATCCCCGAGCTTGGCACCATCGCGGCAGCTGAGCCGCCCATCGTCATCCTCACCTCCAACCGCACCCGCGAAGTGCACGACGCGCTCAAGCGCCGCTGCCTCTATCACTGGGTGGATTACCCGGATTTCGAGCGCGAACTCGCGATCCTGAAAGCCCGTGCGCCGGAGGCCACCGAGACCTTAAGCCGTGAGATCGTCGCCTTCGTGCAGCGCCTGCGCACCGAGGATCTGTTCAAGAAGCCCGGCGTGGCCGAAACCATCGACTGGGCCAAATGCCTTCTTGCGCTGGACGTGATCTCGCTCAGCCCCGAGGTGATCGCCGACACGCTAGGCGCGATCCTGAAGTATCAGGACGACATCCAGAAGCTGCAGGGCTCCGAGGCCAAGCGGCTGCTGGAGGAAACCCGCGCCGCGCTGGAGCCCGCGTAA
- a CDS encoding vWA domain-containing protein, translated as MAEHIPLEIPEEGRLAENILWFARALRKAGLPVGPGRTVDAVRAVEAAGFTDKRDFYWVLHACFVSRPEHRATFAQVFRLFWRDPRFMEHMMAMMLPAIRGVQEERSARSAEKRAAEALLDGMQPEIETPENEGGEEIEIDARVTMSAQERLRTLDFEQMSTAEMAEAKRMIARLKLPVQPIASRRTQAALHGRRADWRGTMRQAMRKGGEIQRLSLKEPRIRWPNLVVLCDISGSMSSYSRAVLHFLHAVSNQKGAGWAKVHAFTFGTRLTNITRHLATRDVDAGLKAAGAEAQDWEGGTRIGACLHDFNRDWSRRVMGQGAVVLLITDGLDRDDPEALAKEMERLQLSARRLIWLNPLLRWEGFAPKARGIAAMLPRVDSFRAGHNIASLEALGEALSRSDDTGEKARLMALLQGRA; from the coding sequence TTGGCCGAGCATATCCCGCTTGAGATCCCCGAGGAGGGGCGGCTGGCGGAAAACATCCTCTGGTTCGCGCGCGCCTTGCGCAAGGCGGGCCTGCCTGTCGGCCCCGGGCGCACGGTGGATGCGGTCCGCGCGGTGGAGGCGGCGGGCTTCACCGACAAACGCGATTTCTACTGGGTGCTGCACGCATGCTTCGTCTCCCGCCCCGAACACCGCGCCACCTTCGCGCAGGTCTTCCGCCTGTTCTGGCGTGATCCGCGCTTCATGGAGCACATGATGGCGATGATGCTGCCCGCCATTCGCGGCGTGCAGGAGGAACGCAGCGCCCGCTCGGCCGAGAAACGCGCCGCCGAGGCGCTTCTGGACGGGATGCAGCCTGAGATCGAGACGCCTGAAAACGAGGGCGGCGAAGAGATCGAAATCGATGCGCGGGTGACGATGTCGGCGCAGGAACGGCTGCGCACGCTGGATTTTGAGCAGATGTCCACCGCCGAGATGGCCGAAGCCAAACGCATGATTGCCCGGCTCAAGCTGCCGGTGCAGCCCATCGCTTCGCGCCGCACGCAGGCTGCGCTGCACGGGCGGCGAGCGGATTGGCGCGGGACCATGCGGCAGGCCATGCGCAAGGGTGGGGAGATCCAGCGGCTTTCGCTGAAAGAGCCGCGCATCCGCTGGCCCAACCTCGTGGTGCTCTGTGATATTTCCGGCAGCATGTCGTCCTACTCCCGCGCGGTGCTGCATTTCCTGCATGCGGTGTCGAACCAGAAGGGCGCGGGCTGGGCGAAGGTTCATGCCTTCACCTTCGGCACGCGGCTCACCAACATCACCCGCCATCTGGCCACGCGCGACGTGGATGCTGGGCTGAAAGCGGCCGGCGCGGAAGCGCAGGATTGGGAAGGCGGCACCCGCATCGGGGCCTGTCTGCATGACTTCAACCGCGATTGGTCCCGCCGGGTGATGGGGCAGGGCGCGGTGGTGCTGCTGATCACCGATGGGCTGGACCGGGACGATCCGGAGGCTTTGGCTAAAGAGATGGAGCGGCTGCAACTTTCGGCGCGGCGGCTGATCTGGCTCAACCCGCTGCTGCGCTGGGAGGGCTTTGCGCCCAAGGCGCGCGGGATCGCCGCCATGCTGCCGCGGGTGGATAGTTTCCGCGCCGGGCACAACATTGCCTCGCTGGAGGCCCTTGGCGAAGCGCTCAGCCGGAGCGATGATACCGGGGAGAAAGCGCGGCTGATGGCCCTGTTGCAGGGCCGCGCGTAA
- a CDS encoding XdhC family protein, translating to MSKTETFDDIPETALRWHRDGRRAALATVVETWGSAPRPVGSQLAISGEGEIAGSVSGGCVEGAVVVEALEALDTGETLLLEYGVSDDEAFAVGLACGGRIRVMVEPIGAALPESLLADLVAARAARRPVAYAVNTADWGRGLSDASDASLGEAIAARFRSDKSGFEEEVFLAIHNPPLRMVVVGAVHIAQPLMVMARLAGYDAVLVDPRPAFGAQARFPGEVILDDWPDEALTAHGLDARTAVVTLTHDPKLDDPAIRVALASNVFYLGCLGSTRTHAKRVARLTEEGFTEAQIARIHAPVGLNIGAKSPAEIAISIMAEITARLRQVP from the coding sequence ATGAGCAAGACAGAGACATTCGACGATATCCCCGAAACTGCCCTGCGCTGGCATCGGGACGGCCGCCGCGCCGCTTTGGCCACGGTGGTGGAAACATGGGGCAGCGCGCCGCGCCCCGTGGGCAGCCAGCTGGCGATCAGCGGTGAAGGGGAGATCGCGGGATCGGTCTCGGGCGGCTGCGTGGAAGGGGCCGTGGTGGTGGAGGCGCTGGAAGCGCTGGACACCGGCGAGACGCTGCTGCTGGAATACGGCGTGAGCGATGATGAGGCCTTCGCCGTGGGGCTGGCCTGCGGCGGGCGCATCCGGGTGATGGTGGAGCCCATTGGCGCAGCCTTGCCTGAAAGCCTGCTGGCGGATCTGGTCGCCGCCCGCGCCGCGCGCCGACCGGTGGCCTATGCCGTGAACACCGCCGATTGGGGCCGGGGGCTGTCTGATGCCAGCGACGCGAGCTTGGGCGAGGCCATCGCGGCGCGCTTCCGCTCGGATAAATCGGGCTTTGAGGAAGAGGTCTTCCTTGCCATCCACAACCCGCCCCTGCGTATGGTGGTGGTTGGCGCGGTGCATATCGCCCAGCCGCTGATGGTGATGGCGCGGCTTGCGGGCTATGACGCGGTGCTGGTGGATCCGCGCCCCGCCTTCGGAGCGCAAGCCCGCTTCCCCGGCGAGGTGATCCTTGATGACTGGCCCGATGAAGCCCTCACAGCCCACGGGCTCGATGCCCGCACCGCCGTGGTGACGCTGACCCATGATCCCAAGCTCGATGACCCGGCCATCCGCGTGGCGCTGGCCTCAAACGTCTTCTATCTGGGCTGCCTCGGCTCCACCCGCACCCACGCCAAACGCGTGGCGCGGCTGACCGAAGAGGGCTTCACCGAAGCGCAGATCGCCCGTATCCACGCCCCCGTCGGGCTCAACATCGGCGCGAAATCCCCGGCCGAGATTGCCATATCGATCATGGCCGAGATCACCGCCCGCCTGAGGCAGGTGCCATGA